One part of the Tachyglossus aculeatus isolate mTacAcu1 chromosome 26, mTacAcu1.pri, whole genome shotgun sequence genome encodes these proteins:
- the LYSMD2 gene encoding lysM and putative peptidoglycan-binding domain-containing protein 2, whose product MRAAGGAPWGPEPGQGELSPVLAAARPRPRSYGSTAPADPARPPGPRPGPPRSLQHRVATGDTLQGIALKFGVTMEQIKRANKLFTNDCIFLKETLNIPMPLEKPSPFNGLDSLDSPDGEPPADPCPSAEDAAPGGGRFSPSPQIQENAAGQAEELSAKDFLRKLDLQIKLSTQAARKLKEESRDADAADSPYAGSSYHM is encoded by the exons atgcgGGCCGCGGGCGGGGCGCCGTGGGGGCCGGAGCCCGGCCAGGGGGAGCTGAGCCCCGTGCTGGCGGCCGCCCGGCCCAGGCCCCGCTCCTACGGCAGCACGGCCCCCGCcgaccccgcccgcccccccgggccccgccccgggcccccgcGCAGCCTGCAGCACAGGGTGGCCACCGGAGACACCCTGCAGGGCATCGCCCTCAAGTTCGGGGTCACG aTGGAACAAATCAAAAGGGCAAATAAACTGTTTACCAACGATTGCATCTTCCTGAAGGAGACCTTGAACATCCCGATGCCTCTCGAGAAGCCGTCGCCGTTCAACGGACTCGACTCCCTGGATTCCCCCGACGGGGAACCGCCCGCggatccctgcccctcagccgAAGACGCAGCTCCAGGTGGCGGCCGcttctctcccagccctcagATCCAGGAAAATGCGGCCGGCCAAGCCGAGGAATTGTCCGCCAAAGATTTCCTGCGGAAGCTGGATCTGCAGATCAAACTGTCCACGCAGGCCGCCAGGAAGCTCAAAGAAGAGAGCAG